A genomic region of uncultured Paludibaculum sp. contains the following coding sequences:
- a CDS encoding energy transducer TonB — MVLCWALEGFVRRSLFVLFALLTSVTFGSAQQTGCPGGDAPRPVPTKAVEPEYSKAARDARIEGVVLLSIVVDESGLPTQIKVQRWSLKQKEGGDVVEDALGLDQSAMDAVRKWRFRPGQKDGKPVAVRANVEINFRL, encoded by the coding sequence ATGGTCCTATGCTGGGCACTGGAGGGCTTCGTGCGGCGCAGTCTTTTTGTTTTGTTCGCTTTGCTGACCAGTGTGACATTCGGCTCGGCGCAACAGACCGGGTGCCCTGGTGGTGATGCACCCAGACCCGTTCCCACAAAAGCGGTGGAGCCGGAATATAGCAAGGCAGCTCGCGACGCCCGGATTGAAGGTGTCGTGTTGCTTTCCATCGTTGTCGACGAATCAGGCCTGCCCACGCAGATCAAAGTACAGCGGTGGAGCCTGAAGCAGAAGGAAGGCGGCGACGTGGTGGAAGACGCGCTCGGACTGGATCAGAGCGCGATGGACGCCGTCAGGAAGTGGCGCTTTCGGCCGGGGCAAAAGGATGGGAAGCCTGTAGCCGTCCGAGCCAACGTGGAAATCAACTTCCGCCTCTGA
- a CDS encoding cupin domain-containing protein codes for MPQLIAAPTRVEAAGTLPKLIDEYVGCVNSGNTNVSIAHMRSPGGWLEPGQRPEFDEFTVVLKGLLRVEFEGGTLDVEAGQAIHTKPGEWIRYSTPRPEGAEYIAVCLPAFTPGTVHRDE; via the coding sequence ATGCCCCAACTCATCGCCGCCCCGACTCGTGTCGAGGCCGCCGGCACCCTGCCCAAGCTCATCGATGAATACGTGGGTTGTGTCAACTCCGGCAACACCAATGTCTCCATCGCCCACATGCGCTCGCCAGGCGGTTGGCTGGAGCCTGGGCAGCGCCCTGAGTTCGACGAATTCACTGTTGTTTTGAAGGGCTTACTGAGGGTCGAGTTCGAAGGCGGTACGCTCGACGTGGAGGCCGGCCAGGCCATCCACACCAAACCGGGCGAATGGATTCGCTACTCCACTCCACGGCCCGAGGGTGCTGAGTACATTGCCGTCTGCCTGCCTGCGTTTACGCCCGGGACCGTCCATCGTGACGAATAG
- a CDS encoding Hsp20/alpha crystallin family protein, producing the protein MSNLTRRNPFAAFESFPNVGLSLFEDTLNRFLSESPASRPWSPAVDIAENENELILTADIPGVKMDEIDIKIEDGTLSLSGKREFEKKQEKGGYHRIERNYGSFQRVFTLPETVDVDKVSAQFDSGVLKVTLPKKEVAKPKSVKISVGNAN; encoded by the coding sequence ATGAGCAACCTCACCCGTCGTAACCCCTTCGCTGCATTCGAGTCCTTCCCCAACGTTGGGCTCTCTCTCTTCGAGGACACCCTCAATCGCTTCCTCTCCGAATCACCGGCTTCGCGCCCCTGGTCGCCGGCCGTCGATATCGCTGAGAACGAAAACGAACTCATCCTGACCGCCGACATCCCCGGCGTCAAGATGGATGAGATCGACATCAAGATTGAGGACGGCACACTGAGCCTCAGCGGCAAGCGGGAGTTTGAGAAGAAGCAGGAGAAGGGCGGCTATCACCGCATCGAACGTAACTACGGCTCCTTCCAGCGCGTCTTCACCCTGCCCGAAACGGTCGATGTCGACAAGGTTTCGGCCCAGTTTGACAGTGGCGTGCTGAAGGTCACCCTTCCGAAGAAGGAAGTCGCGAAGCCGAAGAGCGTCAAAATCTCCGTCGGCAACGCGAACTAA
- the rplQ gene encoding 50S ribosomal protein L17: MRHKRAGFKLKRDTSARRALLRGLVTSVIESEGERIVTTVPKAKAAKPLLEKMITLAKQDTLHTRRQAASFLMTPASVKKLFDKLGPRFAQRNGGYSQIVRVGWRKGDGAEQAILQLVGSQLIKRAEDRAKRREERLKAMREGREAEEGGGAAE, encoded by the coding sequence ATGAGACACAAGAGAGCTGGTTTTAAGTTAAAGCGGGACACGAGCGCCCGCCGTGCCCTCCTCCGCGGGTTGGTCACCAGTGTAATTGAGAGTGAAGGCGAGCGTATCGTCACCACGGTTCCCAAGGCCAAGGCGGCCAAGCCGTTGCTGGAAAAGATGATTACCCTTGCCAAGCAGGATACTCTCCATACCCGCCGCCAGGCCGCATCGTTTCTGATGACGCCTGCGTCGGTCAAGAAGTTGTTCGACAAGCTGGGGCCGCGCTTTGCCCAACGCAACGGCGGGTATTCTCAGATCGTCCGCGTGGGCTGGCGGAAGGGCGACGGTGCCGAGCAGGCCATCCTGCAACTCGTCGGCTCGCAGTTGATCAAGCGCGCCGAAGATCGTGCCAAGCGCCGTGAAGAACGCCTCAAGGCGATGCGCGAAGGGCGCGAAGCTGAAGAGGGCGGCGGAGCCGCCGAGTAG